A part of Aquaspirillum sp. LM1 genomic DNA contains:
- a CDS encoding Crp/Fnr family transcriptional regulator has translation MSPTHAVIAVDAYAQDSPVVAMLAGLPWFAGLPLALIQHIARHGMERQLAPQQVLFLKDEPDSCLALVLSGQIYHVLHNQEGRELIIDRSAVGDWVGESALLDGQGRRPCTTMADDVARVWLLSSAQFGPLLADAEFLKRMFASVCRRMHAHTEHVETLCLHQLAPRLARHLLRMVSEPPRPAAGVQGVWLHPPKQSVLASMINVSRPKLNAQLRCWQRSGLIHHQANQLQILDMDRLRKIAYGLSGV, from the coding sequence GTGTCGCCCACCCATGCGGTTATTGCCGTGGACGCATACGCCCAGGACAGCCCGGTTGTTGCCATGCTGGCGGGTTTGCCGTGGTTTGCCGGTTTGCCGCTGGCCTTGATCCAGCATATTGCCCGCCATGGCATGGAAAGACAGCTCGCCCCTCAGCAGGTGCTGTTTTTGAAGGACGAGCCAGATAGCTGCCTGGCGCTGGTGCTGTCCGGGCAGATCTACCATGTGTTGCATAACCAGGAAGGCCGCGAGCTGATCATCGACCGCAGCGCCGTGGGCGACTGGGTGGGGGAAAGCGCCTTGCTGGATGGCCAGGGCCGGCGGCCATGTACCACCATGGCCGATGATGTCGCGCGGGTGTGGCTGCTGTCTTCGGCGCAGTTTGGCCCTTTGCTGGCCGATGCCGAGTTTCTCAAGCGCATGTTTGCGTCGGTGTGCCGGCGCATGCACGCGCACACCGAACATGTGGAAACCTTGTGCCTGCACCAGCTGGCTCCCCGGCTGGCGCGGCATTTGTTGCGCATGGTCAGCGAGCCGCCGCGCCCGGCAGCCGGCGTGCAGGGGGTGTGGTTGCATCCGCCCAAGCAAAGCGTGCTGGCGTCGATGATCAATGTCAGCCGACCCAAGCTGAATGCCCAGCTGCGCTGCTGGCAACGCAGCGGCCTGATTCACCACCAAGCCAATCAATTACAAATTCTCGATATGGATCGACTACGTAAAATTGCGTATGGTTTATCCGGTGTCTGA